A single Candidatus Rubidus massiliensis DNA region contains:
- the epsE_2 gene encoding Putative glycosyltransferase EpsE codes for MKRVDVILATYNGEKFLKAQLDSLLNQSYPLHRIFLRDDLSADQTRDIILEYKKKHNDKIIVVPSSTRLGVIANFSSLMQQIDHQTDYLMFCDQDDIWLSDKVESTLNKMLQEEKISKPNTPILLHTDLKLVDGQLKEISTSYIHYSGLNPESGSTFSRLLTQNCVTGCTMMLNKPLIELTDHVPNGIVMHDWWIALVAACFGKVVFLNKPTILYRQHGNNTVGAKKNFSLQTFLRSWKRKKTPSTQQAQIFYQKYHNQMSLEQITTITAYIQLSSQNFWKRRYQMIRHKFYKHGILRNAVAFVFAKKYV; via the coding sequence ATGAAAAGAGTAGACGTTATACTTGCCACTTACAACGGCGAAAAATTTTTAAAAGCGCAACTAGATTCTCTTTTAAATCAAAGCTATCCTCTGCACAGAATTTTCTTAAGAGACGATCTGTCCGCAGATCAAACGCGAGACATTATCTTAGAATATAAAAAAAAACATAACGATAAGATTATTGTTGTGCCAAGTTCTACACGCCTTGGGGTGATAGCCAATTTTTCTTCCTTAATGCAACAGATTGATCATCAAACTGATTATCTTATGTTTTGCGATCAAGATGATATTTGGTTAAGTGATAAAGTTGAAAGCACTTTAAATAAGATGTTACAAGAAGAAAAGATTAGTAAACCGAATACACCAATCCTGCTCCATACAGATCTTAAATTAGTAGATGGGCAGCTAAAAGAGATTTCAACTTCTTATATACATTACTCAGGTTTAAATCCTGAAAGTGGCAGTACTTTTTCTCGCTTACTCACGCAAAACTGTGTGACTGGCTGTACAATGATGCTTAATAAACCATTAATTGAACTGACTGATCATGTTCCTAATGGTATTGTTATGCATGACTGGTGGATTGCATTAGTGGCCGCTTGTTTTGGTAAAGTCGTTTTTTTAAATAAACCAACCATTTTATACCGACAACATGGAAATAATACTGTAGGTGCCAAAAAAAACTTTTCACTCCAAACTTTTTTAAGAAGCTGGAAAAGAAAAAAAACACCATCGACTCAGCAGGCTCAAATATTTTATCAAAAATATCATAATCAAATGTCTTTAGAGCAAATAACGACAATTACGGCTTACATTCAACTTTCAAGCCAAAATTTTTGGAAAAGAAGATATCAAATGATACGTCACAAATTCTATAAGCATGGCATTTTAAGAAATGCGGTCGCTTTTGTTTTCGCAAAAAAATATGTATGA
- a CDS encoding D-alanyl-lipoteichoic acid biosynthesis protein DltB, translating into MAVGLGLLFNLHLPLNFNSPYQANSIIDFWRRWHITLSIFLRDYLYIPFGGNRNGKVSKLKNLGLTMLIGGLWHGAGWTFIVWGACHGIFLVINHLWKETNIQLPNRLCKLLTMLSVIFAWVIFRSPDMATAIAIFKGMIGLNGIILPEAYLEKLSFLSNYLSFGTIPYGNFRFYHFIVLALLFAFVLNLPNSNELKDRFEKTPVKWCIPCAGLFILSFMYIGDLAEFLYYQF; encoded by the coding sequence ATGGCAGTGGGACTTGGTCTTTTATTTAATCTCCATTTGCCTTTAAATTTCAATTCTCCCTACCAAGCAAATTCCATAATAGATTTTTGGCGCAGATGGCATATTACCTTATCTATCTTCTTAAGAGATTATTTATATATCCCCTTTGGAGGGAATAGAAATGGAAAAGTGTCAAAACTTAAGAATTTAGGCCTCACAATGTTAATCGGAGGTTTATGGCACGGTGCTGGTTGGACCTTTATTGTTTGGGGAGCCTGTCATGGAATCTTTTTAGTGATAAATCATTTATGGAAAGAGACAAATATACAATTACCAAATCGATTATGCAAATTACTTACAATGCTTTCGGTCATTTTTGCATGGGTTATTTTTAGATCGCCTGATATGGCAACAGCTATAGCTATTTTTAAAGGAATGATTGGTTTAAATGGTATTATTCTGCCCGAGGCTTATTTAGAAAAGCTATCCTTTTTAAGCAATTACCTCTCCTTTGGCACTATTCCTTACGGAAATTTTCGTTTTTATCACTTTATTGTATTAGCCCTATTATTTGCTTTCGTCTTAAATTTACCAAACTCTAATGAACTAAAGGATAGATTTGAAAAAACACCTGTAAAATGGTGTATACCTTGCGCTGGATTATTTATTTTATCCTTCATGTATATTGGCGATTTAGCTGAATTCTTATATTATCAATTTTAA
- a CDS encoding D-alanyl-lipoteichoic acid biosynthesis protein DltB, whose protein sequence is MLFNSYPFLLIYLPTVICFFFVFTTFNLFRHAKLWLLISSLFFYGYWDIRYLPLLLGSIGFNYLVGNEIIKYQCSRTRKNLLFFGIFTDLALLFYYKYYNFFATNVLSEKYLVSELILPIGISFFTFTQVAFLIDTYQGKAEKSDIVSYGLFVTIFPHLIAGPILHHKEMLKQFNSNEMFRVNWRNIAQGIFLFTIVYLRKSL, encoded by the coding sequence ATGCTATTTAACTCGTATCCTTTTCTTTTAATTTATTTGCCAACAGTTATTTGTTTTTTCTTTGTATTCACAACATTTAATTTATTTCGGCATGCAAAGCTTTGGCTTTTAATTTCTTCCCTATTTTTTTATGGGTATTGGGATATACGCTACCTTCCCCTACTGCTCGGTTCAATCGGATTTAATTACCTTGTGGGTAATGAAATTATAAAGTATCAATGTAGTCGAACGAGAAAAAACCTTTTGTTTTTTGGTATTTTTACCGATCTTGCTTTGCTCTTTTACTATAAATACTACAATTTTTTTGCGACAAATGTCTTGAGTGAAAAATATTTAGTTTCAGAATTGATTTTGCCAATCGGAATTTCCTTTTTTACGTTCACACAAGTAGCCTTTTTAATAGATACCTATCAAGGAAAAGCTGAAAAATCTGACATTGTATCTTATGGACTCTTTGTCACTATTTTTCCCCACTTAATAGCTGGACCAATCTTACATCACAAAGAAATGCTTAAGCAATTTAATAGTAATGAAATGTTCCGAGTTAATTGGAGAAATATCGCCCAAGGTATCTTTTTATTTACGATAGTTTATCTAAGAAAGTCGTTATAG